A single genomic interval of Rhododendron vialii isolate Sample 1 chromosome 3a, ASM3025357v1 harbors:
- the LOC131320163 gene encoding uncharacterized protein LOC131320163 isoform X1, whose amino-acid sequence MYSQETERRTLGLSWHLDSRKENSEKKRLRLTRKGSQDIWGSSRTRGEDIWVYSSENLSLSLCPFGFVPAREKKRRMMQRNQQNQRSRSAKPATVHGCAQSGDLVGIQKLLRDNPSLLNDRNPVMAQTPLHVSAGYNNVGIVKLLLDSQGPEKVELEAKNMYGETPLHMASKNGCNEAAQLLLANGAFVEAKANNGMTPLHLAVWHSLRAKDCSTVKTLLEYNADCSAEDNEGMTPLNHLSQGSGSEKLRELLCWHREEQRKRKAIEACSETKAKMDELEDALSNIVGLNELKLQLRKWAKGMLLDERRRALGLKVGLRKPPHMAFLGNPGTGKTMVARILGRLLFMVGILPTNKVTEVQRTDLVGEFVGHTGPKTRRKIKEAEGGILFVDEAYRLIPMQKSDDKDYGLEALEEIMSVMDGGKVVVIFAGYSEPMKRVITSNEGFCRRVTKFFHFDDFSSIDLANILHLKMNNQAEDSLLYGFKLHPSCTVDVVATLIETETNEKQRKEMNGGIVDPMLVNARENLDLRLNFDCVDTDELLTITLEDLEAGIRSLSR is encoded by the exons ATGTACTCCCAAGAAACAGAGAGGCGCACACTGGGATTAAGCTGGCATCTTGATTCCAGAAAGGAAAATTCGGAGAAAAAACGCCTACGCCTGACTCGGAAAGGGTCTCAAGACATTTGGGGTTCTTCCCGCACGCGCGGCGAAGACATTTGGGTTTATTCCTCAgaaaatctctctctatctctctgtcCATTTGGGTTTGTTCCGGCGCGAGAGAAGAAGCGGCGAATGATGCAGAGGAATCAGCAGAATCAACGGTCAAGATCCGCCAAGCCAGCCACCGTACACGGCTGTGCCCAGTCCGGAGATCTCGTCGGCATTCAGAAGTTACTCCGAGATAACCCTTCTCTTCTTAACGATCGAAACCCTGTT ATGGCTCAAACACCTCTTCATGTGTCTGCTGGTTACAATAACGTTGGGATAGTTAAGTTGTTGCTTGATTCGCAAGGACCCGAAAAAGTCGAGTTGGAGGCCAAAAACATG TACGGCGAAACACCATTGCACATGGCCTCAAAAAATGGGTGCAATGAAGCTGCTCAGTTGCTCCTTGCTAATGGTGCCTTTGTTGAAGCCAAAGCAAAT AATGGAATGACTCCATTGCACCTGGCCGTTTGGCATTCACTCCGAGCTAAAGACTGCTCGACTGTGAAGACATTACTGGAGTACAATGCTGATTGCAGTGCTGAAGACAAT GAGGGTATGACTCCTCTAAATCACCTATCGCAAGGCTCAGGAAGTGAGAAATTGCGGGAACTTCTTTGCTGGCACCGTGAAGAGCAGAGGAAGCGCAAAGCTATTGAAGCTTGCAGTGAGACAAAGGCTAAGATGGATGAACTTGAAGATGCATTATCAAATATAGTGGGGCTAAATGAGCTCAAGTTACAACTTCGGAAATGGGCAAAGGGGATGCTTTTGGATGAGAGGCGACGGGCACTTGGGCTCAAAGTTGGCCTTAGGAAACCACCTCATATGGCCTTCCTTGGCAATCCTGGAACAG GTAAAACCATGGTAGCTCGAATCCTTGGAAGATTACTCTTTATGGTGGGAATTTTACCAACCAACAAGGTAACAGAAGTACAGAGAACTGATTTGGTAGGGGAGTTTGTTGGCCATACAGGACCAAAGACTAGGAGAAAG ATAAAAGAAGCAGAGGGAGGAATTTTGTTTGTCGATGAAGCCTATCGATTAATTCCTATGCAAAAATCTGATGATAAGGACTATGGGCTGGAAGCCTTAGAAGAGATCATGTCAGTCATGGACGGTGGAAAAGTTGTAGTGATATTTGCTGGCTATAGTGAACCAATGAAGCGGGTAATTACTTCTAACGAAGGCTTCTGCAGAAGGGTAACAAAGTTTTTCCATTTTGATGACTTTAGTTCAATAGATCTAGCCAATATTCTTCATTTAAAGATGAACAACCAAGCCGAAGATAGCTTGTTGTATGGATTTAAGTTGCATCCTTCATGTACGGTTGATGTTGTTGCGACACTGATCGAGACAGAAACCAATGAAAAACAACGGAAGGAGATGAACGGAGGTATTGTGGATCCAATGCTGGTTAATGCTAGAGAGAATTTGGACTTGAGACTCAATTTTGACTGTGTGGATACTGATGAACTACTGACCATTACCCTAGAGGATTTAGAAGCTGGTATCCGGTCACTATCACGATGA
- the LOC131320163 gene encoding protein CfxQ homolog isoform X2 yields the protein MAQTPLHVSAGYNNVGIVKLLLDSQGPEKVELEAKNMYGETPLHMASKNGCNEAAQLLLANGAFVEAKANNGMTPLHLAVWHSLRAKDCSTVKTLLEYNADCSAEDNEGMTPLNHLSQGSGSEKLRELLCWHREEQRKRKAIEACSETKAKMDELEDALSNIVGLNELKLQLRKWAKGMLLDERRRALGLKVGLRKPPHMAFLGNPGTGKTMVARILGRLLFMVGILPTNKVTEVQRTDLVGEFVGHTGPKTRRKIKEAEGGILFVDEAYRLIPMQKSDDKDYGLEALEEIMSVMDGGKVVVIFAGYSEPMKRVITSNEGFCRRVTKFFHFDDFSSIDLANILHLKMNNQAEDSLLYGFKLHPSCTVDVVATLIETETNEKQRKEMNGGIVDPMLVNARENLDLRLNFDCVDTDELLTITLEDLEAGIRSLSR from the exons ATGGCTCAAACACCTCTTCATGTGTCTGCTGGTTACAATAACGTTGGGATAGTTAAGTTGTTGCTTGATTCGCAAGGACCCGAAAAAGTCGAGTTGGAGGCCAAAAACATG TACGGCGAAACACCATTGCACATGGCCTCAAAAAATGGGTGCAATGAAGCTGCTCAGTTGCTCCTTGCTAATGGTGCCTTTGTTGAAGCCAAAGCAAAT AATGGAATGACTCCATTGCACCTGGCCGTTTGGCATTCACTCCGAGCTAAAGACTGCTCGACTGTGAAGACATTACTGGAGTACAATGCTGATTGCAGTGCTGAAGACAAT GAGGGTATGACTCCTCTAAATCACCTATCGCAAGGCTCAGGAAGTGAGAAATTGCGGGAACTTCTTTGCTGGCACCGTGAAGAGCAGAGGAAGCGCAAAGCTATTGAAGCTTGCAGTGAGACAAAGGCTAAGATGGATGAACTTGAAGATGCATTATCAAATATAGTGGGGCTAAATGAGCTCAAGTTACAACTTCGGAAATGGGCAAAGGGGATGCTTTTGGATGAGAGGCGACGGGCACTTGGGCTCAAAGTTGGCCTTAGGAAACCACCTCATATGGCCTTCCTTGGCAATCCTGGAACAG GTAAAACCATGGTAGCTCGAATCCTTGGAAGATTACTCTTTATGGTGGGAATTTTACCAACCAACAAGGTAACAGAAGTACAGAGAACTGATTTGGTAGGGGAGTTTGTTGGCCATACAGGACCAAAGACTAGGAGAAAG ATAAAAGAAGCAGAGGGAGGAATTTTGTTTGTCGATGAAGCCTATCGATTAATTCCTATGCAAAAATCTGATGATAAGGACTATGGGCTGGAAGCCTTAGAAGAGATCATGTCAGTCATGGACGGTGGAAAAGTTGTAGTGATATTTGCTGGCTATAGTGAACCAATGAAGCGGGTAATTACTTCTAACGAAGGCTTCTGCAGAAGGGTAACAAAGTTTTTCCATTTTGATGACTTTAGTTCAATAGATCTAGCCAATATTCTTCATTTAAAGATGAACAACCAAGCCGAAGATAGCTTGTTGTATGGATTTAAGTTGCATCCTTCATGTACGGTTGATGTTGTTGCGACACTGATCGAGACAGAAACCAATGAAAAACAACGGAAGGAGATGAACGGAGGTATTGTGGATCCAATGCTGGTTAATGCTAGAGAGAATTTGGACTTGAGACTCAATTTTGACTGTGTGGATACTGATGAACTACTGACCATTACCCTAGAGGATTTAGAAGCTGGTATCCGGTCACTATCACGATGA